AAGAAATCGAGATCGGAGACAGAGATTTTTTTCCAGTGATGGGTTACAGGTGGAGCAGAGGCAAATGGTTTTCCATTCGTCACAAGTGCTATCTCCAGGACAAGTCAGGTTTCGGGGAAGCGATTTTCCATAAAATATACATACCGGGGTAATGGATGTCAATTACTTTTATCCATCGGTCATTTTTTAATGTTTTTCCATTTAAAATCAACAGGTTATGATTGGCAATTTTTTCATGATTTCAGGTTTTTGCGAAAATTTCGCAAGGTGAACAGACATGACATATGTAACATTACATTCCCTTCGATATGAGGATGTAAAAACTGACCCCATCGCGCTGAGGGACGGTCATTTTCCCCATGAATCGTATCGAAAATGAAAAGCATCGAACTTTTAATTTTCGGGGTGAGCTAAATCCCCGACAGGAGGTTTTACCATGGCACGGAAATATATCGATTGCCGCGATTATCCCGGGGACATTAAATGTACCGTGGCGCTTTCTGCCGACACGGAAGAGGAGCTCATCGAAGCTGTTGTTCATCACGGAACAACGGTTCACGGCTACCAGGACACACCCGAGTTCCGCAAAATAATTCGCGAAGGGATGAAGGAAGGAACCCCTCCCGCCTAACCGGGGGGACCGCAGCAACCTCGACGAACGGGGTCAGTTCCCATTTCCTCACATTTTTCGCCTTTTCACCCACCTGACCTGAGAATATGGGAACTGACCCCACTATCCCCACGGGGATGCAGGTGGCCTCACCGCTCCGTGGCGCCGGGGATTATCCGGGTATTACCTGGAGTGTGTTTAAGCAAAGAAGTTAGACATGACGATCGAGCCGACAACCAAGCCGGCAGGGAACGGAATACGCATCGCGGGGAAGGTTGCGCTCTTTCTGGCGATCATCGTTTTTCTGAACTACGCCGCGGGTTGGCTTGCGAAGCTCTTCACCTTCCAGATGTGGCCCCGACATGCCGGTATGGCCTCTTTTCTCCTTTTTGCCTCGATCATATCCTACATCCTCCTCCTGGCGATTCCATTCCTNNNNNNNNNNNNNNNNNNNNNNNNNNNNNNNNNNNNNNNNNNNNNNNNNNCTCTGAGCTTTCTGCTCGGAAGGCTGCTTCCTGCCAGCTATCTCTCTCGCGCCCTCGGGTGGTTTAACCTGAACAGGGCACGGGATCTCGTTACGATTCTCGATTCGCTCAGCGCGGAAGATCGTCTCCAGTATCTTCTCAAGAGCGCGCCGGCGCGGATTGTCCCCTCTCTGCTTCGCTACCGCTTTCTTACCATAGGAGTCCTGTTCAACCTTCCCGGCAACGCACTGATCGGAGGCGGTGGCGGTATCGGCCTTATCGCCGGGATGAGCAGGCTCTTTCCCTTCCCGATCTACCTGCTCACGATCTGCGTGGCGATCACGCCCGGCCCGATTTGCTTCATCCTGCGTGAGATGCTCAAATGACGAAACTTCGGGGTCAGTTCCCATTTCCTCATATCGGATGGGTGAAATGACGAAAAATGTGAGGAAATGGGAACTGACCCTTCAGATGGACCCTTCAGATGTCCGGGCAGCTTGTTTCTTCTCCGTGAAGATGGTAAAAATACCAGGAGTGGGCAGCTGGTCTGAAGTTTCAATTTTCTCGGCGAAGAGGTGAACGGGTGTTTACCGAATATCGGGGGATGGGATAGAAAGTGAGCCGCAGCAGCGGTGCAAATAGGTTCGTGTGGGGCCATACCCTGCAAGATTAGATTCCAGAGGAAACAGAAGGGAGGACGAGAATCATGACGAAAAGAGATGGGACAGGATCAGGATTTCCCTCGATACGTTTGTTTTTCGCAGTGGCTTTTCTGTGTGCGGTATTCGTGGGTTCAGGGGTGATGGTACCCCGCCTGGCAATCGCGGATACCGAGGCAGAGATCGACCGTGACGTGGATGCTGCACTGCTGGAGCTGTACGAGAGCTCTCCCACCGCGAAGGAGTTTTCCGGGGTTGCCAGGGGGATCCTCGTGTTTCCCGATGTCGTCAAGGCGGGCCTCATCGTTGGCGCTCAGTACGGGACGGGGGCCCTTCGGGTAGACGGGAAATCGGTCGGCTACTACAGGACGGTTGCCGCATCCTACGGCCTGCAGGTGGGGGCGCAGAAGTTCGGATATGCGCTGTTTTTCATGACCCAATCCGCCGTGGACTACTTAGAAAACAGCAAAG
This portion of the Deltaproteobacteria bacterium genome encodes:
- a CDS encoding DUF1059 domain-containing protein, whose product is MARKYIDCRDYPGDIKCTVALSADTEEELIEAVVHHGTTVHGYQDTPEFRKIIREGMKEGTPPA
- a CDS encoding twin-arginine translocation pathway signal protein, with protein sequence MVPRLAIADTEAEIDRDVDAALLELYESSPTAKEFSGVARGILVFPDVVKAGLIVGAQYGTGALRVDGKSVGYYRTVAASYGLQVGAQKFGYALFFMTQSAVDYLENSKGWEIGVGPSVVVVDEGFARSLTTTTAKEEIYAFFFDQKGLMAGMGLQGSKISRITPDKE